A window from Shewanella livingstonensis encodes these proteins:
- a CDS encoding UUP1 family membrane protein codes for MHSRKPFYIFVALLFIIGISTSIYRGIEHNVPFLPGEQVQSWAVDAKISFNGTNQPAEVNFSLPNDPAFDILVENASSPGYGLTISAEAKNRRAVWSIREASGSQALYYRVTLVPTGKLNIETDEVPVAPEAYLWPATEKSAAEQITEEVWVRSATNLSFAQQLMNLINDNDQSQNMALLLSANTPTNLFVHMLHSKGVPARIVNGLQLEDQRRRQQLTSYVQVYNDGEWELFDVPNNKKGRDNTLVLWEYTGNSVLDVMGGTNSLVNFSMLQDTRSALATSIDMMMNDDAWDFSLYQLPLEEQSTFKGILLIPIGVLVVVFLRVIVGIKTSGTFMPVLIALAFIQTTLLTGLIGFLLIVAFGLMIRSYLSTLNLLLISRISAVIIVVIFIIGLFTLISFKLGLSEGLTITFFPMIILAWTIERMSILWEEEGPKKVFVSGGGSLFVATLAYLAMDNQLVQHWVFNFLGVHLVILALVLVMGQYTGYRLTELKRFKPLVGEQ; via the coding sequence ATGCATTCTCGTAAACCGTTTTACATATTTGTTGCGTTGCTATTTATCATCGGGATCAGCACCAGCATATATCGTGGTATAGAACACAATGTGCCGTTTTTACCTGGTGAACAGGTACAAAGTTGGGCCGTTGATGCCAAAATCAGTTTTAATGGCACTAACCAGCCTGCTGAAGTCAATTTTTCATTACCTAACGATCCTGCGTTTGACATTTTAGTCGAAAATGCATCGTCACCAGGCTATGGTTTGACTATTTCAGCTGAAGCCAAGAATCGTCGTGCGGTGTGGTCCATTCGTGAAGCTTCAGGCTCACAAGCCCTGTATTATCGAGTGACTTTGGTACCGACTGGAAAACTCAATATTGAAACAGATGAAGTGCCTGTCGCACCTGAAGCTTACTTATGGCCTGCAACTGAAAAATCAGCTGCAGAGCAAATAACAGAAGAAGTATGGGTACGCAGTGCAACTAATTTGTCTTTTGCTCAGCAACTAATGAATTTGATTAATGATAATGATCAAAGCCAAAATATGGCTTTACTATTATCTGCTAATACTCCAACCAATTTGTTTGTGCACATGCTGCACTCAAAAGGTGTACCGGCACGTATTGTTAACGGTCTGCAACTTGAAGATCAGCGACGCCGTCAGCAGCTCACGTCATACGTTCAAGTTTATAATGATGGTGAATGGGAGCTTTTCGACGTTCCAAACAACAAGAAAGGCCGTGATAATACCCTAGTGTTATGGGAATATACTGGTAATTCAGTGCTTGATGTTATGGGCGGAACTAATTCATTAGTGAATTTTTCAATGCTGCAAGATACTCGTTCAGCGTTGGCGACATCTATCGATATGATGATGAATGACGATGCGTGGGATTTCTCTCTGTATCAATTACCGCTTGAAGAACAAAGTACATTTAAAGGCATTCTATTAATCCCTATCGGGGTATTAGTTGTGGTGTTTTTACGCGTGATTGTCGGCATCAAAACATCGGGTACATTTATGCCGGTATTGATTGCTCTGGCATTTATTCAAACTACACTCTTAACTGGCCTAATTGGATTCTTACTGATTGTTGCTTTTGGTTTAATGATCCGTTCCTATCTGTCGACACTCAACTTACTGCTCATATCCCGAATATCGGCGGTAATCATTGTGGTTATTTTTATTATCGGCTTATTTACCCTAATCTCATTCAAACTGGGCTTAAGTGAAGGCTTAACGATTACCTTCTTCCCGATGATCATTCTGGCATGGACCATTGAACGTATGTCGATTCTCTGGGAAGAGGAAGGCCCTAAGAAAGTCTTTGTATCAGGTGGTGGCAGCTTATTTGTAGCCACATTGGCATACTTAGCCATGGACAACCAATTAGTTCAACATTGGGTATTCAACTTCTTGGGTGTTCATTTAGTGATCTTAGCGTTGGTATTAGTGATGGGACAGTACACTGGTTACCGTTTAACTGAGCTAAAACGCTTTAAACCATTAGTTGGAGAGCAATAA
- a CDS encoding alpha-L-glutamate ligase-like protein, with protein sequence MKYAWPWELSRSGVLNMNRRNISYIGRYNQRKFYKRVDDKLITKQLALANGIAVPDLIGVVHQQHKIQEIPTMVLDRTGFVIKPAKGSGGKGIMVITRVSNGCYYKPNGHEVTHSEIYRHVSNILSGLFSLGGKPDVAIVEGLIEFDPVFEGLSYEGVPDIRLIVFKGFPVMGMLRLSTAASDGKANLHQGAVGVGLDIATGNSLHAVQFDLPVDKHPDTHFPLSNIVVPHWETLLHTASSAYEMCELGYLGTDMVLDKNKGPLLLELNARPGLTIQIANGRGILPRLKHVEAMKSSTMSVEERVAYAKKHFCSNPIF encoded by the coding sequence ATGAAGTACGCCTGGCCCTGGGAATTAAGCCGTAGCGGTGTACTCAACATGAACAGGCGCAACATTAGCTATATTGGTCGTTATAATCAGCGTAAGTTTTATAAACGCGTTGATGACAAGCTAATTACTAAGCAACTTGCGCTTGCTAATGGTATTGCGGTTCCCGATTTAATTGGAGTTGTTCATCAACAACATAAAATCCAAGAAATACCAACTATGGTACTTGACCGAACTGGTTTTGTAATCAAGCCAGCAAAAGGGTCTGGCGGTAAAGGGATTATGGTGATCACCAGAGTGAGCAATGGCTGTTATTACAAGCCCAATGGCCATGAAGTGACTCATAGCGAAATTTATCGTCATGTATCTAACATTTTAAGTGGTTTATTCTCACTTGGTGGTAAGCCAGATGTCGCAATTGTAGAAGGGTTAATTGAATTTGACCCTGTCTTTGAAGGCTTAAGTTATGAAGGTGTCCCTGACATCCGCCTAATTGTCTTTAAAGGCTTTCCTGTAATGGGAATGTTACGTTTATCAACCGCCGCATCAGATGGCAAAGCAAACTTACATCAAGGTGCTGTCGGTGTAGGTTTAGATATCGCTACCGGAAACAGTTTGCACGCAGTGCAATTTGATTTACCTGTTGATAAACATCCTGATACCCACTTCCCACTGTCGAACATAGTTGTTCCTCATTGGGAAACCCTACTCCACACGGCATCGAGTGCCTATGAAATGTGTGAATTAGGGTATTTGGGTACTGACATGGTGTTAGATAAAAACAAAGGTCCATTGTTACTTGAATTGAATGCCCGTCCAGGTTTAACAATTCAAATTGCCAATGGTAGAGGGATTTTACCTCGACTTAAGCATGTTGAAGCGATGAAAAGCTCAACAATGTCTGTTGAGGAACGTGTGGCTTATGCTAAAAAGCATTTTTGTAGC